The window GGGATATTAAGAAAGACCAGGCACTGCAGCTTCAAATCCTGGACTTTCGAGGTCAAATCTGTTCCGTCACACTATAAAAAATGAGAGCAAAACAGTATTTATAATTTGAGGCTTTAATAAATAGTCTTATATAAGTAGCAATACAAGTTTTTACACTAAtgcctagacacttcctccgaGCCCTAAAGCCCAAgagaaataaaagcaaaaataaacaggCAAATACTGCACTTAGAGACAAGTCTAAAAAcccacacatactgtacacatacacacagatttCCTCTTTATTCAGATTATTTTCTGTACCTACCACCACTTTTATGTGTTTAGCCAGGTCTTTTGAACTCCCCATCAAGAAATCTGAAAATGCTGTctatagaaaaaaaagaaaaacattatgtGTATCTCTATTGTTATTAGCATCACTGACACTGTTTACACCTGTTATTATTCTTTGGGGGTGATCCTATCATAAACAGCATCCACAACATCATGTGACTGGATTATGTGACATTTAATTCAAGAACAACATCTGTGATGATGCAAATGACCGTCCACTCATCTTTCAATCATTCATTATGTCAAAACAAGTCTTTAAAAGACTAAAAACCTGTGTGAGAATGTGCGTGCCTGTGTGAATACTCCAATCTGTTCTAATGCTCCTCAGTCCACACACAAGGACAGCCCACACACCCAGTCAATCACCCATTATGCTAAAACAAGGCTTTAAAATAATAGAACCATTCATCAACATAAAAAATCCATTCTGCTTGACATGTTTTGTAAAGtaagatttaaatataaaagcataACCGTTTGTGCTGATGTTTTAATCGCACCTTATAAACGTACCATGACTCACAAGTGGTGACAAATGAGAAGCATGATACACTACCAGgtataaacaatgatgtgtctTGGGCTCGGCCCACCAGTTGTGATCACTCAAGGTGGGTAATAATTTCAGGTGTAAAGAGGTCACCACGATCTCACTGTCATAATTATTAATGTTGCAATTAAAACGGGTGCTTGCAGTAATTTAATTCATTAGCTTGTGTTAATGGATCCAGtactcaagtgtgtgtgttacttaCTCCTGCATAGAACATTTTGTTTCGGAATCGACTGTTAAATTTCTCAGGGTTGGCCTCTGAAGAGTACAAGAAAAAAACGCCATTTATATCAATTTACACGATTAATTTGAGGTCGCATGCTCCACTAAAACTTTCAAGatgcacaaacatgcacacattgATATTACAGGTTGTTGTCTTCACACCAACCTCGAGACTCGTGGAACTCTAAGGTCACATGAGCATCAAAACCAAGGCTGAAATAGTTATTGAAGATGTCTAGGGGGAGCTGTGGAGCAGAAATCACACTCATGTACTCTACATGTAAAACATACAGCTgtaatggaaaaataaaaggTGGGTTGAGCTTTTACCTTGTCCGTCACCTGCTCATCTCTTTCTTCTGGTCCTGCATCCGGGTTGGGCTTCACAATAAGATTCCATCGATCTAGTTGGACAATGTTCCCGTCCTCAACGTGGGACAGAATTTTACTTAAAGGTTCATCAGTGTAACCCTACgcaaatatacacatatatattttagcatgttcattttctatataaaagcTCATTAAGCAAACTGGTTTGAATACATATTGAGCAGATTGTGGAATGCTTATAATACAGTTATGGAAAATATCACAGTTTACGGTGACAAACATGGCAACGTTGACATGATGGGTGTTTGGTTTGGATGTGTCTGTATGCGCACATCACTCTCCTTATAGACAGACAAGTTTCACTCACCCCACCCCAGTTTAGCGTTCTAGCGAGGTCATTTCCTGTGCCCAGAGGGAGCACTGCAACTGCAGGCGAAGGGTTAAGCTGAAGCTGATCAAGAGTGGACAAGATCCAGCCCACCTAAAACAAAGCATCATTCAACATGAGTgtatgagagaaagagagagacccacaaaatatcttcaaatcCATAAATTCACATCCTGCACATACTGAACTGAGCAAACCTAATAAATAAATCCTAATCTAATACCTTAACGGGTTAGTTTGACTGTTTACATCTTGTTTtgtaaaatcataaaaacacagagaaagtggGAGAAGTGCTTTTCTCAGAAAAGTGTTGCTGCTCAGCGGGGTGGAGGAAGACTGATGAGACAGGTGGTTTAAAACTCCTTATTTATGTTGAGCTCAAGGCAATTCAGTTATTCCTGTACTTCTCTCTCATGGATCAAAGTCACGGTGTGAAATATGACTGCGTTTGGATCCGCTCTTAATTACTCACACAAACGGATTATGGAGATGTGACAGCATGGGTTAAATCAGGACACATATCAGCGGTACATGTCAGAAACTCCTCAAACACATGACTCATCTGATTCAAAGACGTGACCTATGACTGAGGGGAATCTTCCCTTGCTCGGCTAAAACTGCAGTTCTGACCCCTGCTGGAGAGGTTAATAGTTCCTATGTAGTTTATTCATCTAACATGTACATAATATGATCAGAGGCTTACTGTGCCATCTCCCCCACAGGCCAGGATTCGCAAGTTGTGAACTTTGCGATACATCTCcaaactgaaaagaaaaacacgtgACAAACATGCAAACATGATTAATGTGTCACACGGATGAAATGGTGTTTGATTGCTCTTCTGTGGCATTTCATTTGTAGTTACTTACCCCTCCTGTGGACCCCCCTGACTGAGATCAAAGACCTGCCGAGGATTCAGATACCACATAAAGGACTGAATGATTTTAGCTCCCTGGGAAAAAAATCAAGACAGAGAGTTGGAATACTATAACTACTAGTAACACTAATAATAAAgtcaacaataacaataataatagcaTCAACAAGACCTGGTTTCCTCCACTCTTTGGGTTTACAAACACCAGCAATGGCTTCATGAGTTGAGAGGGAATAGGTCTCACTATGAAGGGCTTCCATCGAGCCTCCTGATAAGAGAAAGAGATGTAAAGTGCAAAAGTGTGGTATTTATTATAGCATCATCCCAGGTAAACAAAGATCGCTGTCATGCGATTTatgaatgtatgtttatgtatcACAGCATATCCGAATGAGTTCTTCCCTACTTTCACTGAGAGGCGAGTAAGTCACAATTCTATGTGAAGCTACTTTAAAACAcgaataatgaataaatgtgattgAATTGCTTGGAATCATACCTCTACTCCCTTCTTGCTTGATTTGCGCTTGAAAGATGTCCGTTTCTTCTTTTTGCTTGATTTTAGTGATGACTAAAATTGAGAGACAGCAAAGTAACATCACAAAACCAAACCCCTACATCTTCAGTTCTCATTCTGCAAGTTTATCTAATGCAGTTTCAAGCTTTCCCCTAAAAAAGGAAGGCGGCGAACCTTACCGGCCACTAAACAAAGCtaacaaaacactgaaaaacaaaccatGAATAGATTACCTGAGGTTTACGAACCCGTATGATCCAGGTAGGAGGTACTATAACGGCGGCATGTGCTCCTAATGAACACGGCTCTTCTATCTGCTGCAGCATGAAGCATGTCACCTTATTATGATACTGCACGCAGACAGAGAAACAGAcaagttacacacacacatacatttacattctaTACAATACTAAAACAACATATACAAGCTGAGAAACATACCGCTTGTTTGCACCAGGAGCAGCTGATGGCTACAATCTCTTTACTGTGAAAGGCAAACTTCTGCTGAAACCCCTGCAGACCGAAATCAAAGAACATGTCTACAAACTTTATAACTCAGTCACTAATGTACAATGTAATATATCCTATGATATACCTGCGATCATGTTCTATCACAAAACAACTCCAGTAAAGATCTGTTTACCCACCTTTCCACACTGTTTGCATTTGCCCTCCTGTCTTCTCCGATGGACCCAATGGTGTCGCACTACTGCAGGCTGccataaaaacatgaaacaagaTTTCATCAAAAACTTTTAGAGGAGTTTCTAGGCCAAGAACTGATTGGGTTTGGGTTTAGGTTACCATGTTCTCTAAAATAAAGTGTACTTTAGGTATTCTCAGCTAGGGgacatacagtaaatatgttGGTGTGATATTCAGGTATGTGTGTGATACCTGTGTGAGAGAGGTGCATGCACTGTATTTAGCTGCAGCACCTCTCATTCGTTCCAGAGCACGGTGACCTCTGAAAGCTCTACGGTGCCAGGTGAACTAACCCACCAAGGCATGATGGGATACGGGAGGAGTGAGTGCACACAGAGGAGCAGGGTATGGAGAACAGTAGTGACAGGGTGGATTATAGCAGGGAAGACAAGAGAAAGGATTTGGGAAAGGAAAACAGAAGATGTAGATgtgaaagaaacaaagaattCATAAGgtacaaacatttcaaaatgtaaacagCAAACAGCATCAGCCCCTACAGAAAGAGTGAATGGTCTGTACACTGAACGTATACATAACAAAAATGAAGCTTTGAAcctgaaaatgaaacaaaaatcagAGCATTGCTGTTGGCTGTTTATTGAGCTCTGGATGGTTTAACATAAACAAGATTAGGAAAAAAGGTTGACTTGGAGAGattaagaaattaaatgaagaaagaaagaacagagagaaagagagagagagagagagagagagagagagagcgagagagagagaactcaCTTCTCGAATGTTTCGTGATCCTGACTCCCTGAAAGATGGTTTACATCTGAAGTTTatctgaaagacaaacacaatgCAACATCATCAGCAATACTATTTAACATCGTCCGTGAGCTTTGACAGCTCATTATAAACATGAGGATTGTTTTCCAGAAAACATATTTGATCAGATTAGAAGATTTCCCACATAGCCCGTTATTTCCACATGTagaaagaagacatttttcaatttaaaaaaatgcaatatgatgACAGAACTGTATTAAAGTACGGAAAATCATGAACAAACCAAAACCACCTGCctaatgtttttcttcatttagtGCTTCTATGAGTTTGTTAGCCTGGTTAGTGTTAAGTATGATTAAAACCATCCCTGATCAAACATCATTTCACCACAATCAGCCCCAAACACCTGATCCATCCAGATCCAAAGTCCATCCAGATTCAATTTCTATCACATACCTGTGCTATATGGAATAGGtgcctaaaaataaaaaaatccacccAGATGTAACAAAGTTGGACTTAAACTATTGCCCGATCAGAGTGATCAATGAACTGCTGAAAGAAAGAGTATGTCTGGCAAGAAAACCTTTCTGTGTTCTATCATTTCAAACGTAACACCTCACGCTTTTACCTTCAAACCGATTATAAATCTCGACATCAAAGAGAGACAAAAGACGTCACATTCAAAGGCTAAAGCGGCACCAGATGTAATCAGGGTCTGGTACTTCTCCGCAAACGCTTACGAAGCATGCAACAAAGGTTTATCAAGCCAGACAGCCATCAATCTTTGCTAAGATCAGAAAGTGTGAGTGATCCATTAGCCTAGCCGAAAAAACCTAGAGGGTTTCTCACTCTGAATGATGGGTCTTTGAGGGGCACCTCATCAAGCCCCTCCCCTTGAGGCGGAGCATTCCAGTCCAATAACTGAAGGGAGGAACATGTATGGTTTGTGATGCATTGTCAGATCATGCCTCTACCTTAGTGTTTGCCTCGGAAACAGGACTCACCTTCTCCAGCTGTTCAATGCAGATGGAGTGAACGACAATCTTGCAAGCAGCACATTTTTTCCGAGCAACAGACTTTTGCTGTGACAAGAAAAATAGGACAAAGGGAGGTAGAAAAAGAGATTGAGGTCTGATTGAGGTCACAGGtgataaaataactttatcgcaaaataaaaatgatatgatGTACATCATCAACTCTTGCACAAACTATACAGTATTCTGTTACCAGCCCTCCAGGGGTCAGCATTACACCTTTATGAAAAGGAAGTTAAAGAATTATTTTAATCCATATGAAAATATGATGATATATTCTTTCCATCCAACTCTCTCTCAATCACTCCCTTAAATTTAAcccattttttgttctttattaacACTTGTCTctgatgtaaaaaaatctgtgcgaACAGGGcagtcacaatatcagattttcaccaCACAGTTATCATGGCCAAGAGCATTCACGGTGGCGATATTATCACAATATCTTTTTAAATGCCTTGTTtataaaataaccaaaatacAAGGTAAAGCAGACTCATTTTCATCAGTGCTTTCTCTTTTTTGGACAATGATTCACACTTAAAATTCGTGTAGGGATGTGGAGAAAGAGTAAGGGtgctaaataaacaatattatcatatgtgtagaattaacaatcaataaccAATTACTGTGCTTTTTTCATATCACATCTCtatgtgcaaatataaaacTGGCTAAGCATTATTTTTCGATGCCAGAAAGGCTACAAGGGCATACAGAACATTGACATCTGTCCAAAACGTTGATTTATGAATAATATTCAAGAGCTTGTATTAATTAGGCAACGTGACAGTCTGGTCGAGTGAGATTACCTAGCAACATAAGCATGAgcttattattattcatgagcTTAGTCTTCACAACTCATCCATCTTGAGCCACTTTCCCTCTAATACTTCTGGCGCCACTTGTCTCTcattccatctctctctctttttctgcaTATTAAATCTTTTCAGTAGCACCTTTGCCATGCTTTTATAAAGAGGAGCTTATACTGGCATCCTACATTTAAACATACACTCACCAGTGATTTGGCGTAACAGTGCTGTTCTCCAACGTAACAGAAGTCTCCAGAGACGTTTGTCTCGAACCAGATGTGCTCTCCGTACAGAGACGATTCCtgctctcacacaaacacagagtaTCTAACTATATGTAAAACAGACTTCTTTAATCGTCCTAATGGATTTATAATAAGGTTTGTTACTCACACTCCAGTCAACTGTACTGCGTATTTCTCTCTCCGTATCCCCTTTGGGTAGGACCGAAGCACTGGGGTGGGATGAGAGGTGCTGTAGGCCTGACTTGGCGATGGCCTTCCTATaagcaaacaaaataaagacatgtcccataaaacaagcaaaaaacaataatatactGTAAGCCAATGCATGGGCCTGAAATATGTATTACACAAACAGACTTCAGTAAATGTGTCGCTAACAATGTACTAAAATGATCGATATTATAGGTGTGCATCACAAGTGCATCTATAAAGAACGTGTACCTAAAATAGGGAGATCATACATGACATTTTTCCGGGACACGTCCTGCCCAGGATTTCGGCTGGGTCTTCCTGAGGTCACATTTGTTGACCGCATACGTCATTGACGTTTTCTAATtgcagttaaaaaacattgttgttaCCTTGAAATGAAACGGTTGCTttcctgaaataataaacctcaATGACGTATGCAATCGACAAATTGGACTTCAGGAGGATGCAGCTGAGATCTTGGGCAGGATGTGAGCAGGAAAAATGGCATTTATTGTCACCCTGACCTAAAAAAACATGGCCCTAAAAAAAGATAGAATAAGGTGTGGGGTCTCTGCAGAACGAAAAGGGGCGTTTTCAATTATTGGGGGTTTTCaatagggctgcaactaacgattattttaataatcgattaatctattgattatttttacaattaatcgatgaatcggataaaaaacaaaaacaagaaaagcattcattttcaaccctttattcaaaacagaactaaaatcttccgaaagtgcacaaacatgttgctccttgatcATCCCTGAGCtggtataataataataaatataaaaataaaataatagtgttgactaacacaaaaaacaaacacatgtttgccaaaatcttttttaaaataaactgccacctgagctgctagaacaattaataatttataaaaaataaagaacaattcaaatcagaaaatttagcaggatttgtttgaatgtcagaacttgttctctaaACTACACTGCAGACGCACAAATTAGAAGATGCACAAACTCTCACAGGacagttttgtcctgttgtcagtccataTATCTTAaccttaaatcaagatacatttactagacacatgaaatagcataagaaatgatgtcttgttttctgaaaaaaaaaaactcaaaattaagtgattgtttgcttaaaacaagcaagatTATTTGCCAATGGGGTaggaaaaataatcttaatgagatataatctcAAGCAGAAATTTTAAGCATCACCtaattttctcatgccatttttcttgtcaagtaatcttgaattaagatttttttagatatttggactggaaacgagacaaaattactaagtaagaaaagcttttttcgaataaaaacgtgtctttagtctagcaatgcaaagtgcaaagtaactataccaccCCTGCTTTACTTCTGTTATTAACaagctaatgctaacttgtcatgcttgtcaagctggataaccagtaaacatccgcaccagggacattacgttcttcacttcaaaacccgacaaaagtaggattctgtaatgacttaacctgctgttgaactcccttcctcctcatcaaagactcAAACATATTTGCATTTCAGGTGCCTCGTGCCATGCTATGTCGCTTTagcatattttgcagttaacacagtttttctgtttattccGCAGATTGGATGACTTTGGTCGCGCTGATTTCTTtgcctccgtcatgtatctttccgccgctattttatttttatttttgctccgccctgtctatgaggcgccgaactctgctagcatcagtgcgcgagagagaccgagtgtgttcgctccgctccgcgctcaaataaagtttttttattataatcaaacgtctccgcgtcgcgtttaatcgattcgttgttgcagccctagttttCAAAACTTGATAGGGCTTTTTTTGATTTGCAAATATCATGTGGACGATTCCCAATGGCCTTTTCCCCTTGGAAACAacccaaaaaaaacaaaaagttatgGTATAAAATGCAACTTTTGACATCTCGTGTCAAGAATAAAGTCACACAAAGCAAGGGTGAAACAATAAGTACTTGAAGTAGAAAACGTCAATCTCGCAACATTTCTCGACcaatacacgcacacacacacaaattcacaAACAGCATCAT of the Triplophysa dalaica isolate WHDGS20190420 chromosome 1, ASM1584641v1, whole genome shotgun sequence genome contains:
- the dgkza gene encoding diacylglycerol kinase zeta isoform X9; amino-acid sequence: MEKAIAKSGLQHLSSHPSASVLPKGDTEREIRSTVDWSESSLYGEHIWFETNVSGDFCYVGEQHCYAKSLQKSVARKKCAACKIVVHSICIEQLEKLLDWNAPPQGEGLDEVPLKDPSFRINFRCKPSFRESGSRNIREPAVVRHHWVHRRRQEGKCKQCGKGFQQKFAFHSKEIVAISCSWCKQAYHNKVTCFMLQQIEEPCSLGAHAAVIVPPTWIIRVRKPQSSLKSSKKKKRTSFKRKSSKKGVEEARWKPFIVRPIPSQLMKPLLVFVNPKSGGNQGAKIIQSFMWYLNPRQVFDLSQGGPQEGLEMYRKVHNLRILACGGDGTVGWILSTLDQLQLNPSPAVAVLPLGTGNDLARTLNWGGGYTDEPLSKILSHVEDGNIVQLDRWNLIVKPNPDAGPEERDEQVTDKLPLDIFNNYFSLGFDAHVTLEFHESREANPEKFNSRFRNKMFYAGTAFSDFLMGSSKDLAKHIKVVCDGTDLTSKVQDLKLQCLVFLNIPRYCAGTMPWGNPSEHHDFEPQRHDDGCIEVIGFTMTSLATLQVGGHGERLNQCREVTLTTYKSIPMQVDGEPCKLAPSVIHISLRNQANMVQKTKRRTSIPLLNDQQPFPERLRIRVSRISMHDYEALHYDKEKLKEASIPLGLIVVPGDSDLETCRAHIERLQEDFVSCNPSLQRLVLQEGDGTKSKPLSSQRLSAKWCFLDSTTADRFYRIDRAQEHLNYVTEISQDELFVLDPELVITETVGTSPGMPDLVDSSEEMPSGPHKFAFPSSSSSPPNSPGQRVAELQRKRVSSDSSVAEALAHSDSLRSAKPALSRALGVHRSNTTAADFKPSGRFEKSALSNTNSVPTDSLIECVGKKDHQKLKDLHKKGADLCVQDPMGRTLLHYAVEVGSKEIVKYIIENAPADILDVTEKESGETVLHKAASLCHRTICHYLVEAGASLMKTDLQGDTPKHRAEKAKDAELAAYLENRQHYQMIQREDQETAV